In one Hymenobacter sp. DG25B genomic region, the following are encoded:
- a CDS encoding acyltransferase, translated as MSFRQQHLQALDSLTPASFEAAALALFRHQAAQCLPYREYLTQLGRKADRIERLTDIPFLPIEFFKTHEVRTLPLEWEPQELYLSSGTTLQQRSRHFVREPQLYRRNAARIFEQYYGPLTDWIFLALLPSYLEQGHSSLVAMVEHFAAASGQEQPAFFLRNHAALLQAISKARQVPGRRIMLIGVSYALLDLVAEYGAAPALQNLTVLETGGMKGRRREMIREELHAELQQAFGPAGIHSEYGMTELLSQAYSLGDGRFHAPTQLRILLRDPSDPFALSETRPDGAINVIDLANVDSCAFIETKDLARMHPDGSFEVLGRMDNSDIRGCNQLA; from the coding sequence ATGAGTTTCCGCCAGCAGCATCTCCAGGCGTTGGACAGTTTAACCCCAGCTTCTTTTGAAGCGGCTGCGCTGGCGCTTTTTCGGCACCAGGCCGCGCAGTGCCTACCCTACAGGGAATACCTGACGCAGTTGGGCCGGAAAGCAGACCGGATAGAGCGCCTGACGGACATTCCGTTTCTGCCCATTGAGTTCTTCAAAACGCACGAGGTGCGTACGCTGCCGCTGGAGTGGGAGCCCCAGGAATTATATCTGAGCAGCGGCACTACGCTGCAGCAGCGCAGCCGGCATTTTGTACGCGAGCCGCAGCTGTACCGGCGCAATGCCGCGCGCATTTTTGAGCAATACTACGGCCCGCTCACGGACTGGATTTTCCTGGCTTTGCTGCCTTCCTATCTGGAGCAGGGGCACTCCTCGTTGGTAGCCATGGTAGAGCATTTTGCGGCCGCTTCCGGGCAGGAGCAACCGGCTTTTTTCCTGCGCAACCACGCCGCGCTTCTGCAAGCAATAAGTAAAGCCAGGCAAGTGCCCGGTCGCCGCATTATGCTCATTGGAGTATCGTATGCGCTGCTGGATCTGGTAGCGGAATATGGTGCCGCGCCGGCTCTGCAAAACCTCACGGTGCTGGAAACGGGCGGTATGAAAGGGCGCCGGCGCGAAATGATTCGGGAAGAGCTGCACGCGGAGCTGCAGCAGGCCTTTGGCCCGGCCGGTATTCATTCCGAGTACGGCATGACGGAGCTGCTCTCCCAGGCGTACAGCCTCGGCGACGGCCGCTTCCACGCGCCTACCCAGCTGCGCATCCTCCTCCGCGACCCATCCGACCCTTTCGCCCTGAGTGAAACCCGCCCCGATGGCGCCATCAACGTAATAGACCTGGCCAACGTGGACAGCTGCGCCTTCATCGAAACCAAAGACCTGGCCCGTATGCACCCCGATGGTTCTTTTGAAGTGCTGGGGAGAATGGATAATTCAGATATTCGGGGCTGCAACCAGCTGGCATAA
- a CDS encoding S8 family serine peptidase, with protein sequence MSKSLLNFRVGTVVSAATLSIAMLAGCAKDTIAPAEPGISGAVSAAADAKAVGQVIPGRYIVVLKEGSVTLGSEAYEEKIKKVKGVAQGLLKQRGLRPEKVERAYGHALKGFSAELTADEAAQLAQDASVAYVEADQVITIEQTTGTTTTTSTQTVPYGIKRVGYGSGVGKVAWIIDTGIDLTHPDLTVDKTRSRTFITSGTDATTANDGNGHGTHVAGTIAAKNNLVGVVGVAAGATLVAVKVLAADGSGTSSGVIAGIDYVAANAKAGNVANMSLGGGTSQALDDAVTRAANKGILFAVAAGNDAKSATLHSPARVNNANVFTISAMNNLDTWASFSCFGNPPVDYCMPGVSITSTYKGGQYATMSGTSMATPHMAGVLLMRGKSFTRSGYVKSDPDGKPDPIAHL encoded by the coding sequence ATGTCAAAATCCTTGCTGAATTTCCGGGTAGGAACCGTAGTAAGCGCCGCCACGCTGAGTATAGCAATGCTGGCCGGCTGCGCCAAAGACACCATAGCGCCCGCCGAGCCGGGCATTAGCGGTGCAGTTAGCGCCGCGGCCGATGCCAAAGCCGTTGGTCAGGTAATTCCCGGCCGCTACATTGTGGTGCTGAAAGAAGGCAGCGTAACGCTGGGCAGTGAAGCCTACGAGGAAAAAATCAAGAAAGTGAAAGGAGTGGCCCAGGGTCTGCTGAAACAGCGCGGCCTGCGCCCGGAGAAAGTTGAGCGCGCCTACGGCCATGCCCTGAAAGGCTTTTCCGCTGAGCTAACGGCCGACGAGGCCGCCCAGTTGGCGCAGGATGCCAGCGTGGCGTACGTGGAAGCCGACCAGGTTATTACCATTGAACAAACCACCGGCACTACCACCACTACCTCCACGCAAACCGTCCCCTACGGCATCAAGCGCGTGGGCTACGGCAGCGGCGTGGGCAAAGTCGCCTGGATTATCGACACCGGCATCGACCTGACTCACCCCGACCTGACAGTAGACAAAACCCGCAGCCGCACTTTCATCACCTCCGGCACGGATGCAACCACCGCAAATGATGGCAACGGCCACGGCACGCACGTAGCCGGTACTATTGCTGCCAAAAACAACCTGGTAGGCGTAGTAGGCGTGGCTGCCGGAGCTACCTTAGTAGCCGTGAAAGTGCTGGCTGCCGATGGCAGCGGCACCTCTTCCGGCGTCATTGCCGGTATTGATTATGTTGCCGCTAATGCAAAGGCTGGTAACGTGGCCAACATGAGCCTGGGTGGCGGCACCTCCCAGGCCCTGGACGATGCGGTGACCCGCGCTGCCAACAAAGGCATTCTATTCGCCGTAGCTGCCGGCAATGATGCCAAGAGCGCCACGCTGCACTCCCCGGCCCGCGTGAATAACGCCAATGTGTTCACCATCTCGGCCATGAACAACCTCGATACCTGGGCTTCTTTCTCCTGCTTCGGCAACCCACCGGTAGACTATTGCATGCCCGGCGTAAGTATCACCTCTACTTATAAAGGCGGCCAGTACGCTACCATGAGCGGTACCTCTATGGCTACCCCGCACATGGCCGGGGTGCTGCTGATGCGTGGCAAGAGCTTTACCCGCAGCGGCTACGTGAAGTCGGACCCCGACGGCAAGCCCGACCCGATTGCCCACTTGTAG
- a CDS encoding sigma-54-dependent transcriptional regulator: protein MPRILIIDDEKAIRNTLKEILEYENYQVDQAEDGPTGLDMLIKDKYDVVLCDIKMPKMDGIEVLERARIVAPDAAFIMVSAHGNVEMAVDATKKGAYDFLQKPPDLNRLLVTVRNALDRTKLVAETKTLKKKVAKSSEMVGSSKALEAVRKAIEKVAPTDARVLITGPNGAGKEMVARQLHELSNRNNGPLVEVNCAAIPSELIESELFGHEKGSFTSAVKQRIGKFEQADGGTLFLDEIGDMSLSAQAKVLRALQENKITRVGGEKEISVNVRVLAATNKDLQHEIAERNFREDLYHRLSVILIKVPSLNERREDIPELVQKFLQDIANDYGNKPKKVDDAALKYLQGLDWRGNIRELRNVVERLVIMSDDTITEDDAKAYAGK, encoded by the coding sequence ATGCCCCGCATTCTCATAATTGACGACGAAAAAGCCATCCGGAACACCCTTAAGGAGATTCTGGAGTACGAAAATTACCAGGTAGATCAGGCCGAGGACGGCCCCACCGGCCTGGATATGCTCATCAAAGACAAGTACGATGTAGTGCTCTGCGACATCAAAATGCCCAAAATGGATGGCATTGAGGTATTGGAGCGCGCCCGCATAGTCGCCCCCGATGCCGCTTTCATCATGGTATCGGCCCACGGCAACGTAGAAATGGCCGTGGATGCCACCAAGAAAGGCGCCTACGACTTCCTGCAAAAGCCACCAGACCTCAACCGCCTGCTGGTAACCGTGCGCAACGCCCTGGACCGCACCAAGCTGGTAGCCGAAACCAAAACGCTGAAGAAGAAAGTAGCCAAGAGCTCCGAAATGGTGGGCTCTTCCAAGGCCCTGGAAGCTGTGCGCAAGGCTATTGAGAAGGTGGCTCCTACCGATGCCCGCGTGCTTATTACCGGCCCCAACGGAGCAGGCAAGGAAATGGTGGCCCGGCAGCTGCACGAGCTCAGCAACCGGAACAACGGCCCCCTGGTGGAAGTGAACTGCGCCGCCATTCCTTCCGAGTTAATTGAGTCGGAGCTGTTCGGGCACGAGAAAGGCTCGTTTACTTCGGCGGTAAAGCAGCGCATCGGCAAGTTTGAGCAGGCCGATGGCGGCACGCTGTTCCTGGACGAAATCGGCGACATGAGTCTTTCGGCCCAGGCCAAAGTGTTGCGCGCCCTGCAGGAAAACAAGATTACCCGCGTGGGCGGCGAGAAGGAAATTTCCGTGAACGTGCGCGTGCTGGCCGCTACCAACAAAGACCTGCAGCACGAAATTGCCGAGCGCAACTTCCGCGAAGACCTTTACCACCGCCTCTCCGTTATCCTGATCAAAGTACCGTCCCTCAACGAGCGGCGCGAGGACATTCCGGAGCTGGTGCAGAAATTCCTGCAGGACATTGCCAACGACTACGGCAATAAGCCCAAGAAGGTAGATGATGCCGCCCTGAAATACCTGCAGGGACTGGACTGGCGCGGCAATATCCGGGAGCTGCGCAACGTGGTGGAGCGCCTCGTAATTATGAGCGACGACACCATTACGGAAGACGATGCCAAAGCTTACGCTGGTAAATAA